Proteins from one Mesorhizobium sp. M9A.F.Ca.ET.002.03.1.2 genomic window:
- a CDS encoding class I SAM-dependent methyltransferase, with translation MDVTQPRNAGMDWHEQALDLTRGIAAYVNCPLVAGLARVVTKHPKADIANAFNHKQVACKMWALDRLFESCGGRFGRIWVLGGWYGILPAMLFNDARFDIAAVDSFDIDPEVAPVARTLNREAGDRFRALTADMYALDYAAGRPDLIVNTSCEHIADLRAWLALLPRGTNVLLQSNDYFSEPTHINCVASLAAFEAMAALREVRFSGELPTKNYTRFMLIGTV, from the coding sequence ATGGATGTCACGCAACCACGCAATGCCGGCATGGACTGGCACGAGCAAGCCTTGGACCTCACGCGGGGAATTGCTGCCTATGTCAACTGCCCTCTCGTGGCAGGGCTGGCGCGCGTCGTCACCAAGCATCCGAAGGCCGATATCGCCAACGCCTTCAACCACAAGCAGGTCGCCTGCAAGATGTGGGCGCTCGACAGGCTGTTCGAAAGCTGCGGCGGCCGGTTCGGGCGCATATGGGTTCTGGGTGGATGGTACGGCATATTGCCGGCAATGCTTTTCAACGACGCCCGCTTCGACATCGCGGCGGTCGATAGCTTCGACATTGATCCCGAAGTCGCGCCGGTCGCCCGGACCCTCAACCGGGAAGCCGGCGACCGGTTCCGCGCGCTGACGGCAGATATGTACGCACTCGACTATGCGGCCGGGCGGCCCGACCTGATAGTCAATACGAGCTGCGAACACATAGCCGATCTGCGCGCCTGGCTTGCTCTGCTTCCGCGGGGCACGAATGTACTGCTGCAATCGAACGATTATTTCAGCGAGCCGACGCACATTAACTGCGTGGCTTCACTTGCAGCCTTTGAAGCAATGGCGGCGCTACGGGAGGTGCGGTTCTCCGGCGAACTGCCGACAAAAAATTATACGCGCTTCATGCTGATTGGAACTGTTTGA
- a CDS encoding glycosyltransferase family protein: MKRLRAFFYVQHLLGIGHLARASRIAAALVDDGFDVTVVTGGAPIAGFPGPGVKSVTLPPVTSGDEGFSGLVDLQGNPIDDDFKQWRSEMLLQAFRDCRPDIVIVEAFPFGRRQMRFELLPLIEAIDATSPRPLLATSVRDILQERVKPGRNEETVDLINRYFDLVMVHGDPAFATIDKTFPMAGAIKAEVTYTGLVAAPPLPAASERFDVLVSVGGGAAGKSLVSTTIAAARNANNGWKWCLITGPNLPKDEFDAIARDATPGLSIFRFREDFASLLTGARLSVSQAGYNTVCDVMRAGCRSLLVPFAAGGETEQTVRALMLEELGLATVLMEKDLTPEGLAQAIEQALVGPTPSAHRLDLEGARHSAQILRERYRTWSLKAGSGFGKVHESNRR; the protein is encoded by the coding sequence ATGAAGCGACTGCGCGCATTCTTCTATGTCCAGCACCTGCTCGGTATTGGCCATCTCGCGCGCGCCAGCCGCATTGCGGCGGCTCTGGTCGATGACGGGTTTGACGTAACCGTCGTGACCGGCGGAGCGCCGATCGCAGGGTTTCCGGGACCGGGTGTAAAATCTGTAACCCTGCCACCTGTCACCTCCGGTGATGAAGGATTTTCCGGACTTGTCGACCTGCAGGGCAATCCCATCGATGATGATTTCAAGCAATGGCGTTCAGAGATGCTGCTGCAGGCATTCCGGGATTGCAGGCCTGATATTGTCATTGTCGAAGCGTTTCCATTTGGACGCCGGCAGATGCGTTTCGAACTCTTGCCGCTGATCGAGGCCATCGACGCGACGTCGCCCAGACCGCTGCTGGCGACGTCCGTCCGTGATATCCTTCAGGAGCGCGTCAAGCCGGGCCGAAACGAGGAAACCGTCGATCTCATCAACAGGTATTTCGATCTTGTCATGGTCCACGGCGATCCGGCTTTCGCAACCATCGACAAGACATTTCCAATGGCTGGGGCGATCAAGGCCGAGGTCACTTACACAGGGCTCGTTGCCGCGCCGCCATTGCCCGCGGCCTCCGAGCGCTTTGACGTTCTGGTGTCGGTTGGCGGCGGGGCTGCCGGAAAGAGCCTTGTCAGCACCACCATCGCAGCGGCGCGGAATGCCAACAACGGTTGGAAATGGTGTTTAATCACCGGTCCAAACCTGCCGAAAGACGAGTTTGACGCGATCGCACGCGATGCCACGCCGGGCCTGTCCATCTTCCGGTTCCGCGAGGATTTCGCGAGCCTGCTAACCGGCGCCCGCCTGTCAGTCTCGCAGGCGGGTTACAACACGGTCTGCGATGTCATGCGGGCGGGTTGTCGCTCCCTGCTCGTTCCATTTGCAGCCGGTGGGGAAACCGAACAGACGGTTCGCGCCCTGATGCTCGAAGAACTCGGCCTTGCAACGGTGCTGATGGAAAAGGACCTAACGCCTGAAGGTTTGGCGCAAGCGATCGAACAGGCGCTTGTGGGACCGACGCCATCCGCACATCGTCTCGATCTGGAAGGCGCGCGTCACTCGGCGCAAATCCTGCGCGAGCGGTATCGAACATGGTCCCTAAAAGCGGGGTCCGGTTTCGGAAAGGTTCATGAATCAAACAGACGATAG
- a CDS encoding glycosyltransferase translates to MQHRKIVVVLKGYPRLSETFIAQELLGLERAGFELILVALRRPTDSKRHPVHDEIKAPVHYLPEYLHEEPLRVVRSLFAYVLRPGFWRALGSLATDISRDFTRNRARRFGQALVLAAELPEDAGWLHAHFAHTPASVTRYASQLRGLPWSCSAHAKDIWTSADWDLAGKLSSARWTVTCTKTGFDRLKKLANGNSSVHLSYHGLDLDRFGSFGEARKQHDGSAPDEPVVVLSVGRAVEKKGYDTLLEALALLPGDLAWRFEHIGGGEELERFKALAQKLGLDGRVSWKGALAQEEVLEHYRRADIFALACRITANGDRDGLPNVLVEAASQRLACVSTDISGVPELLSLDETGLLVPTESPIALAQALERLIRDPVLRVRLGEAAERRVRSNFDHMASIGQLKELFQQGWQAAE, encoded by the coding sequence TTGCAACATCGCAAGATCGTCGTGGTTCTGAAGGGCTATCCGCGGCTGTCGGAAACCTTCATCGCGCAGGAACTGCTCGGTCTGGAGCGTGCGGGGTTTGAACTGATACTCGTCGCGCTCAGACGGCCGACCGACTCAAAACGCCACCCCGTGCATGACGAGATCAAAGCGCCCGTCCATTATCTGCCGGAATATCTGCATGAAGAGCCGCTGCGCGTGGTTCGCTCGCTGTTTGCTTATGTGCTGCGGCCGGGCTTCTGGCGCGCGCTCGGATCGCTGGCTACCGATATCTCCCGCGACTTTACGCGCAATCGCGCGCGCCGTTTCGGGCAAGCGCTCGTGCTGGCGGCCGAATTGCCGGAAGACGCGGGCTGGCTGCATGCACATTTCGCGCACACGCCGGCATCGGTGACGCGCTATGCCAGCCAGCTTCGTGGCCTGCCCTGGAGCTGCTCGGCCCATGCCAAGGACATCTGGACTTCGGCGGACTGGGATCTGGCTGGCAAGCTTTCCTCGGCGCGCTGGACGGTCACTTGCACGAAAACCGGCTTCGACCGTCTGAAAAAACTCGCTAACGGCAACTCATCTGTGCATCTGAGCTATCATGGGCTCGACCTTGATCGCTTCGGCAGTTTCGGCGAGGCGCGAAAACAGCATGACGGCTCGGCGCCGGACGAACCGGTTGTCGTTCTGAGTGTCGGGCGCGCCGTTGAAAAGAAAGGTTACGATACGTTACTGGAGGCCCTTGCCCTCTTGCCTGGTGATTTGGCGTGGCGTTTCGAGCATATCGGCGGCGGCGAGGAACTGGAACGGTTCAAGGCGCTGGCGCAAAAGCTAGGACTGGATGGTCGAGTCTCTTGGAAAGGCGCGCTTGCGCAGGAGGAGGTGCTGGAACACTACCGCCGCGCCGACATCTTCGCCCTGGCCTGCAGGATCACTGCAAATGGCGACCGGGACGGTCTGCCGAATGTTCTGGTGGAGGCGGCTAGCCAGCGGCTTGCCTGCGTGTCGACCGATATTTCCGGGGTGCCGGAGCTTTTATCGCTAGATGAAACCGGGCTGCTGGTTCCGACGGAAAGCCCAATTGCCCTCGCACAGGCGCTGGAGCGCCTGATCCGTGATCCCGTGCTGCGCGTCCGCCTCGGCGAGGCCGCCGAGCGGCGCGTGCGAAGCAATTTCGATCATATGGCAAGCATTGGACAGCTCAAGGAACTGTTCCAGCAGGGGTGGCAGGCTGCCGAATGA
- a CDS encoding glycosyltransferase family protein translates to MTQHAENARILMYSHDTFGLGHLQRCRTIAHSLVEDFRGLQVLIISGATIAGAFDYRARVDFVKIPSVIKLRNGEYTSLEKDIDLHETLRMRQSIIRHTAETFRPNIFIVDKEPLGLRGEIEDTLSYLKTRGTTLVLGLREVMDAPRLLEAEWAHRDVMRKIGLFYDKVWAYGPPDFYDPLTGLDVPPAIRAKMRFVGFLQRSLQRNELPGHRPEGDYILVTTGGGGDGAELIHDVIDAYQQDPQLQHRALIVLGPYMPARKRNKLLKKGSKIPCIKMIEFDNRMEDLIAGAKAVVAMGGYNTYCEILSFDKPALIVPRVKPREEQLIRARRAAELGLIEMLLPEEAEDSQRFANALKVLPDRPRPSQSNPHLTLEGLPHISEIVADLLDRRAGRHLSVIEGMN, encoded by the coding sequence ATGACCCAGCACGCAGAAAACGCTCGAATTCTCATGTACAGCCACGACACGTTCGGGCTCGGCCACTTGCAGCGCTGCCGGACGATCGCGCATTCGCTGGTCGAGGATTTCCGCGGACTTCAGGTGCTTATCATTTCAGGTGCGACTATCGCTGGCGCCTTCGACTACCGCGCCCGTGTCGACTTCGTGAAGATCCCCAGCGTCATCAAGTTGCGCAACGGCGAATACACCTCGCTGGAAAAGGATATCGATCTGCATGAGACGCTAAGGATGCGCCAGTCGATCATCCGCCACACAGCCGAGACCTTCCGGCCGAATATCTTCATCGTCGACAAGGAACCGCTCGGCCTGCGCGGTGAGATCGAGGACACGCTGTCCTACCTCAAGACGCGGGGCACCACGCTCGTGCTTGGCCTGCGCGAGGTGATGGACGCGCCGCGTCTGCTCGAAGCGGAGTGGGCACACAGGGATGTGATGCGCAAGATAGGCCTGTTCTACGACAAGGTCTGGGCCTATGGTCCGCCGGATTTCTACGATCCGTTGACTGGCTTGGATGTGCCGCCGGCTATCAGGGCAAAGATGAGGTTCGTCGGTTTCCTGCAACGGAGCCTGCAGCGGAACGAGTTGCCCGGCCACCGGCCCGAGGGTGACTATATCCTCGTTACCACCGGTGGCGGCGGTGACGGCGCCGAACTGATCCACGACGTCATCGATGCCTATCAGCAGGATCCGCAATTGCAGCATAGGGCGCTGATCGTGCTTGGGCCTTACATGCCGGCGCGCAAGCGCAACAAGCTGCTCAAGAAGGGGTCCAAGATCCCCTGCATCAAGATGATCGAGTTCGACAACCGCATGGAAGACCTGATTGCCGGCGCCAAGGCGGTAGTGGCGATGGGCGGTTACAACACCTATTGCGAGATACTATCTTTCGACAAGCCGGCGCTGATCGTGCCGCGCGTCAAGCCCCGCGAGGAACAACTGATCCGCGCACGGCGCGCAGCCGAACTCGGCCTCATCGAGATGCTTTTGCCGGAAGAAGCCGAGGATTCCCAGCGGTTTGCCAATGCACTGAAGGTGCTGCCGGACCGGCCCCGCCCATCGCAAAGCAATCCGCATCTGACGCTGGAAGGGCTGCCTCATATTTCCGAAATCGTCGCGGACCTGCTCGACCGGCGGGCCGGCCGTCACCTTTCGGTCATTGAAGGCATGAACTGA